From a single Mycolicibacterium moriokaense genomic region:
- a CDS encoding TetR/AcrR family transcriptional regulator has translation MAEDRESTAPSGELPVVGQRQETRWRKRSAERATRQVRTKAEARSDHFLKIALDLLSEGGTDNLSVRKVVDRSGMSLRSFYQSFSGTDDLFLAIYEEATLGGLDRQLDAVAKAGDDPMDRLRAFMEAEWIVLEQSSEMLRRSLVVYHHRLSETKPAELAALLEPQHAALTELLGQCRARGLRGPDLDDSVTASLLIHLMMEMLQARVLSFEVGANSISADRVWEFVQSAFFTAGDECG, from the coding sequence ATGGCCGAGGACCGCGAATCCACCGCACCCAGCGGTGAGTTGCCCGTCGTCGGCCAGCGACAAGAGACCCGCTGGCGCAAGCGTTCGGCAGAGCGCGCGACCCGTCAGGTGCGGACGAAAGCCGAGGCTCGAAGCGATCACTTCCTGAAGATCGCGCTCGATCTGCTCAGCGAGGGCGGCACCGACAATCTGTCGGTGCGTAAAGTGGTCGACCGGTCGGGGATGTCACTGCGTTCGTTCTATCAATCATTCAGCGGGACAGACGATTTGTTCCTCGCCATCTACGAGGAAGCCACGTTGGGTGGTCTCGATCGCCAGCTTGACGCGGTCGCGAAAGCAGGCGACGACCCGATGGACCGCCTGCGTGCCTTCATGGAGGCGGAATGGATCGTACTGGAACAGTCGTCAGAGATGCTCCGACGCTCGCTGGTCGTGTACCACCACCGGCTGAGCGAGACCAAGCCGGCTGAACTCGCCGCTCTGTTGGAGCCTCAACACGCCGCGCTGACCGAACTCCTCGGGCAGTGCCGCGCCCGCGGGTTGCGGGGGCCTGATCTCGATGACTCGGTGACCGCATCGCTTCTCATCCACTTGATGATGGAAATGCTCCAAGCACGGGTCCTGAGCTTCGAAGTCGGCGCCAACAGCATTTCCGCGGACCGGGTTTGGGAGTTCGTGCAGTCGGCGTTCTTCACCGCGGGCGACGAGTGCGGGTGA
- a CDS encoding amidohydrolase family protein translates to MNLDDMILVSIDDHVIEPPDMFEGHVPEKWADQAPKVERSPEGIDRWVFQGVETSTPFGMCAVVTWPKEEWGFNPGVFSEIRPACYDVDLRVRDMDAGGVLASMNFPTMAGFNARTFCEADDKDLALIMLKAYNDWHVDEWCGSHPGRFIPIGIVPMWDPQLCADEVRRLAAKGCKAISFLEAPHAFGFPSFHNDYWDPMLTAMSDTGSVMCMHIGASGGLITTAPDAPLDHHIILPTQLTLMALQDLMFGRTLRKFPDLKVALSEGGIGWIPYYLERADRHASNQLWIGQDWSERMPSQIFRDQILACFITDPAGVKLRNEIGIDNLAWECDYPHTDSTWPNGPEMLWSELQAANATPEEINKITYENSCRFFDFDPFIHTNKADATVGALRARATDVDLSTVSKAEYRARAEAAEQAAQV, encoded by the coding sequence GTGAACCTCGACGACATGATTTTGGTGAGCATCGACGATCACGTGATCGAGCCGCCGGACATGTTCGAGGGTCACGTTCCGGAAAAGTGGGCTGACCAGGCGCCGAAGGTCGAACGCAGCCCCGAAGGTATCGACCGGTGGGTGTTCCAGGGTGTCGAGACGTCGACCCCCTTCGGCATGTGCGCGGTCGTGACATGGCCCAAGGAGGAGTGGGGCTTCAACCCCGGCGTTTTCTCCGAGATTCGGCCCGCCTGCTACGACGTCGACCTCAGGGTCCGGGACATGGACGCCGGCGGAGTGCTGGCCTCGATGAACTTCCCGACGATGGCCGGGTTCAACGCGAGGACGTTCTGCGAGGCCGACGATAAGGACCTCGCGCTGATCATGCTCAAGGCCTACAACGACTGGCATGTCGACGAGTGGTGCGGATCCCACCCCGGTCGGTTCATTCCCATCGGGATCGTCCCCATGTGGGATCCGCAATTATGCGCCGACGAGGTTCGACGGCTTGCGGCGAAAGGTTGCAAGGCGATCAGCTTCCTTGAGGCGCCGCACGCATTCGGATTCCCCAGCTTCCACAACGACTACTGGGATCCGATGCTCACCGCGATGTCCGATACCGGTTCGGTGATGTGCATGCACATCGGGGCCAGCGGGGGACTGATCACGACGGCTCCCGATGCTCCGCTGGACCACCACATCATCCTGCCGACACAGCTGACGTTGATGGCGTTGCAGGACCTCATGTTCGGGCGCACACTGCGGAAGTTCCCTGATCTGAAGGTGGCGCTTTCGGAGGGCGGAATCGGGTGGATTCCCTACTACCTGGAGCGCGCCGACCGACACGCGTCGAATCAGCTCTGGATCGGTCAGGACTGGTCCGAGCGCATGCCCAGTCAGATCTTCCGCGACCAGATCCTGGCGTGCTTCATCACCGACCCGGCCGGGGTCAAACTCCGCAACGAGATCGGCATCGACAACCTGGCGTGGGAGTGCGATTATCCGCACACCGACTCGACCTGGCCGAACGGCCCGGAGATGCTGTGGAGCGAGCTTCAGGCCGCGAACGCGACACCCGAAGAGATCAACAAGATCACCTACGAAAACAGTTGTCGGTTCTTCGATTTCGATCCCTTCATACACACGAATAAAGCCGACGCCACTGTGGGAGCATTGCGGGCCCGTGCGACGGACGTCGACCTGTCTACCGTGAGCAAGGCCGAATACCGCGCCCGCGCTGAGGCCGCCGAGCAGGCAGCGCAGGTCTGA
- a CDS encoding amidohydrolase family protein, translating to MTNTIDLPKISADAHVDEPHDLWYERLDADLREYAPRRISASGDGGWSLVVNGNPIGWNELSAEEAAAKEAERVAAASIDVRLDMMRTDHINGEIVFPTIGLYAWGIENPLVGQAVCQVYNDWIREHIGGHDRIKLANMIPTWDADTAIAEIERVAGDPSVGGLLLPLVGTPEWNAREWEPMWAAIAATGKPAVMHQGSGHDMIFYRGWGSGTTNLLATQSMAPRMAGLLSCSGILERHPDLHVVFVECNGGWISWAMQTLDYYYQAHDEIGWTKPKLAELPSHYIRHQIHSTFQDDPVAITNLRDTGAECLLWGNDYPHPESTYPESAKVLDRLFRDVDTDSARAIVGGNAHRLFGFDDSVLKALP from the coding sequence ATGACAAACACCATTGATCTGCCCAAGATCTCCGCCGACGCGCACGTCGATGAGCCCCACGATCTCTGGTACGAGCGTCTCGACGCGGACCTACGTGAATATGCGCCGCGCCGCATCTCGGCCAGCGGCGACGGGGGCTGGAGTCTCGTCGTCAACGGAAACCCGATCGGGTGGAACGAGTTGTCCGCCGAGGAGGCCGCGGCGAAGGAGGCCGAACGGGTTGCCGCCGCCTCGATCGATGTGCGCCTCGACATGATGAGAACCGATCACATCAACGGTGAGATCGTCTTTCCGACGATCGGCCTGTACGCGTGGGGCATCGAGAATCCGCTTGTCGGACAGGCAGTCTGCCAGGTCTACAACGATTGGATTCGCGAGCATATCGGCGGACATGACCGCATCAAGTTGGCCAACATGATCCCGACGTGGGATGCCGACACGGCGATCGCGGAGATCGAGCGTGTCGCCGGCGATCCGTCAGTAGGCGGTCTGCTCCTTCCGCTAGTGGGGACGCCCGAGTGGAATGCCCGTGAATGGGAGCCGATGTGGGCCGCGATCGCCGCTACTGGCAAGCCGGCGGTCATGCACCAGGGCAGTGGTCACGACATGATCTTCTACCGCGGCTGGGGGAGTGGCACGACGAATCTGCTCGCGACGCAATCGATGGCGCCGCGCATGGCCGGCCTGCTGAGTTGCAGCGGCATACTGGAACGACACCCCGACCTCCACGTTGTCTTCGTCGAATGCAACGGCGGCTGGATCTCGTGGGCAATGCAGACGTTGGACTACTACTACCAGGCTCACGACGAAATCGGCTGGACGAAACCGAAATTGGCGGAGCTACCCAGCCACTACATTCGTCACCAGATCCATTCCACGTTCCAGGACGACCCGGTGGCGATCACCAACTTGCGTGACACCGGCGCCGAATGTCTACTTTGGGGCAACGACTATCCCCACCCGGAGAGCACGTATCCGGAGTCGGCGAAGGTGCTGGACCGCCTGTTCAGGGATGTCGACACCGACAGTGCGCGTGCGATTGTCGGGGGCAACGCCCACCGGCTCTTCGGGTTCGACGACAGCGTGTTGAAAGCGCTGCCCTGA
- a CDS encoding acyl-CoA dehydrogenase family protein produces the protein MSTDLFELRRNDFTLDDEQVALQDSFRAYFEKTVPASRVRAAEPLGFDRVLWDEMQERAIVEMALPETANGDGAGLVELALVVEEAGRRAAPVPLPDVLAAVRGLAQVGADADLIAQIRDNGAIATVAPGITERRLVPSGAIASSVLAPRGDSLVLVEGDPRPLAPNLGSSPLGWWHITDANPLGTHADWALIEREWHVLTAAELVGLGQAAVDLAVQYAKERIAFGVPIGSLQAIAHPLVNAANCVDAARRLVWRAAWFCDNEPELVDALSLCAVLAAGDAAEQAGATAIHTQGGFGVTLESDVQLFYRRAKARAVMAGDRRSLLRRVTGHALRKAASAR, from the coding sequence GTGTCGACCGACCTTTTCGAACTGCGTCGCAACGACTTCACGCTCGACGATGAGCAGGTTGCACTCCAGGATTCCTTTCGCGCGTACTTCGAGAAGACCGTCCCTGCATCCCGAGTCCGCGCCGCGGAACCCCTCGGCTTCGACCGCGTCCTGTGGGATGAAATGCAGGAGCGGGCAATCGTCGAGATGGCTCTGCCCGAAACCGCGAACGGGGACGGTGCGGGCCTGGTCGAGCTGGCTCTGGTCGTCGAGGAAGCCGGCCGGCGAGCGGCCCCGGTGCCGCTGCCGGATGTTCTCGCGGCAGTGCGGGGCCTGGCTCAGGTCGGTGCCGATGCCGACTTGATCGCACAGATACGCGACAACGGTGCGATTGCCACGGTTGCTCCGGGCATCACCGAGCGCAGGCTCGTTCCCTCCGGTGCCATCGCATCGAGCGTGCTTGCTCCGCGGGGCGATTCGCTTGTACTAGTCGAAGGCGATCCTCGGCCACTCGCACCCAACCTCGGCAGCTCGCCACTGGGGTGGTGGCACATCACCGACGCGAACCCACTCGGCACCCACGCTGATTGGGCACTCATTGAACGGGAATGGCACGTCCTCACCGCAGCTGAGTTGGTCGGATTGGGGCAGGCGGCGGTCGATCTCGCGGTGCAGTACGCAAAGGAACGGATCGCCTTCGGCGTGCCGATCGGGTCGCTCCAGGCCATCGCCCATCCCCTGGTGAATGCGGCCAACTGTGTGGACGCCGCCCGCCGGTTGGTGTGGCGGGCCGCATGGTTCTGCGACAACGAACCTGAATTGGTCGATGCGTTGTCGCTTTGTGCGGTACTCGCGGCGGGTGACGCGGCCGAGCAGGCGGGCGCCACCGCGATTCATACCCAGGGCGGATTCGGCGTGACGCTCGAATCGGATGTGCAGTTGTTCTACCGTCGCGCCAAAGCCCGCGCGGTGATGGCGGGCGATCGTCGCAGTCTGCTGCGAAGAGTGACCGGACACGCACTCAGGAAGGCGGCGAGTGCGAGATGA
- a CDS encoding acyl-CoA dehydrogenase family protein, with the protein MNFGSIELDQDTLAFWREVRGFFAEHVTDELLDEERANGGGFNEALHLAMGERGWVAPQWSTAEGGAGLDPRRAQIIQHEFYGSGAPYILAGTTLLPPIAIRIFGSPEIQAEILPRVADGTVRICLGYTEPDCGSDLAAVRTRAERDGDDWIINGQKMFTTGAQFSQYCFLLTRTDPTVPAHKGLTVFLLPLDTPGVEIRPIDTLGGERTNFVYLQDVRIDDRWRLGEVNQGWSVVAAPLNAEHGIRPEEETTLVGGPYLAECERLVAAFIEWAHQQTGSAGTLLDEEAVQEKLGEILLAAELTRSADGPPARILSSELLNRTASQLIALVGPTALLERGAEDAASAGAFEAGFRFAPATAIYGGSTDIARNVIAERFLGLPRSTPRRTAK; encoded by the coding sequence ATGAATTTCGGCTCCATCGAATTAGACCAGGACACCCTGGCATTTTGGCGTGAGGTCCGCGGCTTCTTCGCCGAGCATGTCACCGACGAACTGCTCGACGAAGAGCGCGCCAACGGGGGCGGCTTCAACGAAGCTCTGCATCTCGCCATGGGGGAGCGCGGCTGGGTTGCCCCGCAATGGTCGACCGCAGAGGGCGGTGCCGGTCTCGACCCGCGCCGTGCACAGATCATTCAGCATGAGTTCTATGGCAGCGGAGCGCCGTACATCCTCGCGGGGACGACGTTGCTTCCACCGATCGCGATTCGGATCTTCGGCTCGCCGGAGATACAGGCCGAGATACTTCCCCGGGTCGCCGACGGGACCGTCCGCATCTGCCTGGGCTACACCGAACCGGACTGCGGCTCAGATCTGGCGGCTGTCCGAACGCGCGCCGAACGCGACGGTGACGACTGGATCATCAACGGCCAGAAGATGTTCACCACCGGCGCGCAGTTCAGTCAATATTGTTTCCTGCTCACTCGTACCGACCCAACAGTCCCTGCGCACAAGGGGCTGACGGTGTTTCTGCTTCCCCTGGACACCCCGGGTGTTGAGATCAGACCGATAGACACCCTGGGCGGTGAGCGGACCAACTTCGTCTACTTGCAGGATGTGCGGATCGATGATCGCTGGCGACTCGGCGAAGTGAACCAGGGCTGGTCGGTCGTGGCGGCGCCGCTGAATGCCGAGCATGGGATCCGCCCGGAAGAGGAAACCACGCTCGTCGGCGGTCCGTATCTAGCGGAATGTGAACGGCTGGTGGCCGCTTTCATTGAGTGGGCCCACCAACAGACAGGCTCGGCCGGAACACTTCTCGACGAGGAGGCTGTTCAGGAGAAACTCGGGGAAATACTCCTCGCGGCGGAGCTCACCCGCTCGGCCGATGGGCCACCCGCGCGCATCCTGTCGTCGGAGTTACTCAATAGGACCGCCTCGCAGCTCATCGCCCTCGTCGGCCCGACGGCGTTGTTGGAGCGAGGCGCAGAGGATGCGGCATCTGCCGGCGCGTTTGAGGCTGGCTTTCGATTCGCGCCTGCGACAGCCATTTACGGCGGTTCGACGGACATCGCACGCAACGTTATCGCGGAGCGGTTCCTTGGCTTACCTCGAAGTACACCACGGAGGACTGCGAAATGA
- a CDS encoding cytochrome P450, whose product MTETTAHAGAEHRGDEVTPGITAESVGDDFAAVLAVPEPQEVYSGIGSTPILEIEGNYIAGAAKSVDSLTRSHHVLGSGGRGNTQNAERPLIPLDIDRPEHTKYRKLLDPIFAAKVIAPLEADVRALADELIDKFIDRGHADVYDEFCAILPSTIFLRLMGIPLTDLNYFLKNKDDLLRDIEGETISQRDERYKTAGKRCYDYFNRVLDEREASGSPGDDLLGRFLTAEVDGHSLTRENILDICFLLMIAGLDTVAASLSCILSWFARHPDERRRVVANPEMWPDAIEELMRWETPVPIGSRTPTVDMQVGDNLVPAGTHVAVLWAAANLDPEKFKDPMTVDLTRRPNPHYSFASGFHRCLGSHLARMELRAALDQFHRRIPEYEVTPGAEVKYTALPVRLASPLPLSWAV is encoded by the coding sequence ATGACCGAGACCACCGCGCATGCTGGCGCTGAACACCGTGGTGACGAGGTCACGCCGGGAATCACCGCGGAGAGCGTCGGCGACGATTTCGCGGCGGTTCTCGCGGTGCCCGAGCCGCAGGAGGTCTACTCCGGAATCGGGTCTACGCCGATTCTCGAGATCGAGGGCAACTACATCGCAGGTGCCGCCAAGAGCGTCGATTCGTTGACCCGCAGCCACCATGTCCTCGGGTCAGGCGGCCGCGGGAACACCCAGAATGCCGAGCGGCCGCTCATCCCACTGGATATCGATCGGCCTGAGCACACCAAGTACCGCAAGCTGCTCGATCCCATATTCGCTGCGAAGGTGATCGCGCCGCTCGAGGCCGATGTGCGCGCGCTCGCAGACGAACTGATCGACAAGTTCATCGACCGCGGTCATGCCGATGTCTACGACGAGTTCTGCGCCATCCTGCCGTCGACGATCTTTCTGCGGTTGATGGGCATACCGCTGACGGATCTGAATTACTTCCTAAAGAACAAAGACGATCTGCTGCGTGATATCGAAGGCGAGACCATCAGCCAACGAGATGAGCGCTATAAGACAGCGGGCAAGAGGTGCTATGACTACTTCAACCGGGTCTTGGATGAGCGCGAAGCCAGCGGGTCTCCGGGTGACGACTTGCTCGGACGGTTCCTCACAGCCGAGGTCGATGGTCATTCGTTGACCCGCGAGAACATTCTCGATATTTGCTTTTTGTTGATGATCGCAGGCCTCGACACCGTCGCGGCATCGCTTTCCTGCATTCTTTCGTGGTTCGCCCGCCATCCCGACGAACGTCGCAGAGTGGTCGCGAATCCCGAAATGTGGCCCGACGCCATCGAAGAGCTCATGCGGTGGGAAACGCCCGTACCGATTGGTTCGCGTACCCCGACCGTCGATATGCAGGTCGGGGATAACCTGGTTCCTGCCGGCACACACGTGGCCGTGTTGTGGGCGGCGGCGAATCTCGATCCGGAGAAGTTCAAGGACCCGATGACCGTGGACCTCACGCGGCGACCCAACCCCCACTATTCATTCGCGAGCGGCTTCCATCGTTGTCTTGGAAGCCATCTCGCTCGAATGGAGCTTCGCGCGGCACTCGACCAGTTCCACCGGCGGATCCCGGAGTACGAGGTCACTCCGGGTGCCGAAGTGAAATACACGGCGCTGCCCGTACGGTTGGCCAGCCCGCTGCCATTGAGCTGGGCAGTGTGA
- a CDS encoding ferredoxin, which produces MRLVLDTGACQGHGRCYSYSPDLFDADEEGHSVLLVSKVSPEQADSARLAVESCPEEAISLHE; this is translated from the coding sequence GTGAGACTTGTCCTCGACACCGGGGCCTGCCAGGGGCACGGACGCTGCTACAGCTACTCGCCGGACCTGTTCGACGCCGATGAAGAAGGTCACAGCGTGCTGTTGGTGAGCAAAGTGAGTCCCGAGCAAGCGGATTCCGCAAGACTGGCGGTGGAATCCTGCCCCGAGGAAGCCATCTCGCTGCATGAGTGA
- a CDS encoding NAD(P)-dependent oxidoreductase, whose translation MSERIRAGFIGLGDQGGGMASRLIQCEVPTTLWARREASLEPFRGTAAQFAATPAELGAQSDVVGICVVDDAGTQQVVLGETGVLAGMKPGSVLAIHSTISLDVCRQIGNAAAERGVGVIDAPVSGGGFAAAQGELTVLVGGDRTHFDRASVALNTYGANVVHLGPLGSGLLAKLINNTLHAAHYALARDALRAGTQLGLDEKALGQALSVSSGRSYSLDIAVMVGGFEPLAPMVGTLLRKDVGIFDRLTSEQDVAAGSLIPVADEALELFGFSRFSDTKDSE comes from the coding sequence ATGAGTGAACGAATCCGCGCGGGGTTCATCGGCCTCGGTGACCAGGGCGGCGGGATGGCCTCGCGGCTCATCCAGTGCGAGGTTCCAACGACTCTGTGGGCCCGCCGCGAGGCGTCGCTCGAACCATTCCGCGGCACCGCGGCTCAGTTCGCCGCGACACCCGCCGAACTCGGCGCCCAAAGCGATGTGGTCGGCATCTGTGTCGTCGACGACGCCGGCACACAGCAGGTCGTGCTGGGTGAAACCGGTGTGCTGGCAGGAATGAAACCCGGCAGTGTGCTCGCAATCCACTCGACGATAAGTCTCGATGTCTGTCGCCAGATCGGGAATGCGGCTGCCGAGCGGGGCGTCGGCGTGATCGACGCACCGGTCAGTGGTGGCGGGTTCGCGGCCGCGCAGGGTGAGCTGACCGTCCTGGTCGGTGGTGACAGAACGCATTTCGACCGGGCGTCGGTCGCACTGAATACATACGGTGCTAACGTTGTTCACCTCGGCCCACTGGGAAGCGGTTTGCTGGCCAAGCTGATCAACAACACACTGCATGCCGCCCACTATGCGTTGGCACGTGATGCGCTTCGGGCGGGCACACAGCTGGGGCTAGACGAGAAAGCGCTCGGGCAAGCGCTGTCGGTGAGCAGTGGCCGCAGTTACTCGCTGGATATCGCCGTGATGGTGGGTGGTTTCGAACCGCTGGCGCCGATGGTCGGAACGCTACTGCGCAAAGACGTCGGGATTTTCGACCGGCTGACTTCCGAGCAAGACGTGGCGGCAGGCTCGCTGATACCGGTTGCCGACGAGGCCCTCGAACTGTTCGGTTTTTCTCGGTTCTCCGACACCAAGGACTCAGAGTGA
- a CDS encoding aldehyde dehydrogenase family protein: MLIDGELVESTTGAAFDNVSPATGAVLGATTAAGTVDMDRAITAARHAFDGTDWSSNITLRKRCLMQLQEAFELEREELREELVAEAGAPVMTTYMAQLDWTLTDGLCSAVELMDDFAWERCLSGGGVGGESTQRVVWKEAVGVVGAIVPWNFPFEIAANKLAQALATGNTVVLKPDPNTPWTATRIGRLVVECTDIPRGVVNVVPTPDNSVAQLLVTDPRVDLVSFTGSTAVGRSIAADAAETLKRVFLELGGKSAAVMLGDADIEAVIPNMAGVCMHAGQGCGITTRLLVPRGRIEEVLGRLKELFESIQPADPALPDTLIGPVINGRQQQRILGYVDRARAAGADIVVGGRVPNDLPEALAGGTFVLPTVVTGVDNDAEIAREEVFGPVLVVLPYSDEDEALRIANDSEYGLAGSVFSRSRGRALAFARKVRAGSMSVNGGIYYGGDAPFGGYKASGLGRQNGIEGFESYLETKTVAYT; this comes from the coding sequence ATGCTGATCGACGGTGAGTTGGTGGAGTCGACCACGGGCGCAGCCTTCGACAACGTCAGCCCAGCAACCGGCGCGGTGCTCGGTGCCACCACGGCGGCCGGAACCGTCGATATGGATAGGGCGATCACCGCCGCGCGCCACGCGTTCGACGGGACCGACTGGTCGTCGAATATCACCCTCCGCAAACGATGCCTGATGCAATTGCAGGAGGCATTCGAACTGGAGCGGGAGGAGTTGCGCGAAGAGCTGGTCGCCGAAGCGGGAGCACCGGTGATGACCACCTATATGGCGCAACTGGACTGGACCTTGACGGACGGGTTGTGTTCGGCGGTGGAGTTGATGGATGACTTCGCCTGGGAGCGCTGTCTCAGTGGCGGTGGAGTGGGTGGCGAAAGTACCCAACGGGTGGTGTGGAAGGAGGCAGTGGGTGTCGTCGGCGCAATCGTGCCGTGGAACTTTCCGTTCGAGATTGCGGCGAACAAACTTGCCCAGGCGTTGGCTACCGGGAATACCGTTGTGCTCAAGCCCGACCCGAACACCCCGTGGACCGCGACTCGGATCGGCCGCCTCGTTGTCGAGTGCACAGACATACCCCGCGGCGTCGTCAATGTGGTACCCACTCCGGATAATTCAGTCGCCCAGCTGCTGGTGACGGATCCGCGCGTTGATCTCGTGTCGTTCACCGGGTCGACTGCGGTCGGCAGAAGCATCGCTGCGGATGCCGCCGAGACCCTCAAGCGGGTTTTCCTTGAACTGGGCGGGAAGTCCGCTGCGGTGATGCTCGGCGACGCCGACATCGAAGCCGTCATCCCGAACATGGCCGGAGTTTGCATGCACGCCGGTCAAGGGTGCGGCATCACCACCAGGTTGCTGGTGCCCCGGGGTCGCATCGAGGAGGTACTCGGCCGACTGAAAGAGCTTTTCGAGTCGATCCAGCCCGCGGATCCGGCACTTCCGGACACGCTGATCGGGCCTGTGATCAACGGTCGCCAGCAGCAGCGCATCCTGGGATACGTCGATCGGGCCCGCGCCGCCGGCGCGGACATCGTCGTCGGCGGGCGGGTCCCGAATGACCTGCCCGAGGCGCTCGCGGGCGGTACTTTCGTGCTTCCCACCGTGGTCACTGGTGTCGACAACGACGCCGAGATCGCGCGCGAAGAGGTTTTCGGACCCGTGCTGGTTGTCTTGCCCTACTCAGATGAGGACGAGGCACTGCGTATCGCCAACGACAGCGAATACGGACTGGCGGGGTCGGTCTTCTCGCGGTCGCGGGGGCGCGCGTTGGCGTTCGCCAGGAAAGTTCGCGCGGGTTCGATGTCCGTAAACGGCGGCATCTATTACGGAGGTGACGCGCCTTTCGGCGGATACAAGGCAAGCGGTCTGGGACGGCAGAACGGCATCGAGGGATTCGAGAGTTACTTGGAGACCAAGACCGTGGCCTACACGTGA
- a CDS encoding TetR family transcriptional regulator translates to MPGKPSRAKGTGRERTLSKDRVIEGALELISRQGAATLTMRRLAAALGVSPMAPYYHVENKDELLRLVGDAVLSEVAVPPPAAGSWDVRLEELIMKQREALVRYPGLRDALSGLDLAQRRRLEDAEYDLLIEAGFAPDQVLPAFRVLLDWSLGNSRVESSLRDPASRRPQSEWTKAQRAAFDRGQMPPLTADAYFQFGLKAVIAGLRAVKDGADSGVKPAGRAKRSAKQGQAASGGGLVRGRKAPSRG, encoded by the coding sequence ATGCCGGGTAAGCCCTCGCGGGCGAAAGGCACAGGTCGCGAACGGACCTTGTCCAAGGATCGCGTCATCGAAGGCGCGCTGGAACTGATTTCCCGCCAGGGTGCGGCGACGTTGACGATGCGCCGGCTCGCTGCGGCGCTCGGAGTCAGTCCCATGGCTCCCTACTATCACGTCGAGAACAAGGATGAATTGCTCCGCCTGGTAGGCGATGCGGTGTTGTCCGAGGTTGCGGTGCCACCGCCCGCGGCAGGTTCCTGGGACGTACGACTCGAAGAACTCATCATGAAACAACGCGAGGCGTTGGTTCGCTATCCGGGGCTACGTGATGCGCTCAGCGGCTTGGACCTGGCGCAGCGCCGCCGCCTCGAGGACGCTGAGTACGACCTGCTCATCGAGGCAGGTTTCGCACCTGACCAGGTGCTTCCGGCCTTCCGGGTGTTGCTGGATTGGAGTTTGGGCAATTCCCGCGTCGAGAGCTCGCTGCGCGACCCCGCATCGCGTCGGCCCCAGAGCGAATGGACGAAGGCGCAACGCGCAGCGTTCGATCGCGGCCAGATGCCCCCGCTGACCGCCGACGCATACTTCCAATTCGGCCTGAAGGCGGTGATCGCGGGCCTTCGCGCTGTGAAGGATGGCGCCGACAGCGGTGTGAAGCCGGCCGGGAGGGCCAAACGCAGTGCCAAACAGGGCCAAGCGGCGAGTGGCGGCGGCTTGGTGAGGGGCCGCAAAGCACCCAGTCGGGGGTAG
- a CDS encoding enoyl-CoA hydratase/isomerase family protein: MTNLPIGSSELTGCDEILVATDGPVRIVTLNNPDNANAVNNRMHGAFARLWSALGEDPDARAVLLTGTGDFFSAGGDLVEWLHTHVENPVTRREGMRDARRIVRDMIDFPLPIVAAVNGPAVGFGCSIAVLCDIVLMSDKSFFADTHVASGLVAGDGGSVLWPLMMSLMKAKEYLLLGERIPAAKAVELGLANRVVPHESIKQEGLALAHRLADLPARAVQDTKRTLNLHAERAVTAILEYGISAETECFTTPEHRAAIDKFLNR, from the coding sequence ATGACGAACCTTCCGATCGGATCTTCCGAGCTCACCGGATGTGACGAGATCCTCGTGGCCACCGATGGCCCTGTCCGGATCGTGACGCTGAACAACCCGGACAACGCGAACGCGGTGAACAACCGGATGCATGGCGCGTTCGCCCGGCTGTGGTCCGCGCTGGGGGAGGACCCGGATGCGCGCGCCGTCCTGCTGACCGGGACCGGCGATTTCTTCTCCGCGGGAGGCGATCTTGTCGAATGGCTGCACACCCACGTCGAGAACCCCGTCACCCGCCGCGAGGGCATGCGCGACGCGCGCCGGATCGTGCGCGACATGATCGACTTCCCGCTACCGATCGTCGCTGCCGTCAACGGCCCTGCGGTCGGATTCGGTTGCAGCATCGCCGTTCTATGCGACATCGTGTTGATGTCGGACAAATCGTTCTTCGCCGACACGCACGTCGCCAGCGGCCTCGTCGCCGGTGACGGAGGATCAGTGCTCTGGCCGTTGATGATGAGCCTGATGAAGGCGAAGGAGTACCTGCTGCTGGGTGAGCGCATCCCGGCGGCGAAGGCGGTCGAACTCGGACTGGCCAATCGCGTGGTGCCGCACGAGTCGATCAAACAGGAAGGACTGGCACTGGCGCATCGACTCGCGGATCTTCCCGCGCGCGCTGTCCAGGACACCAAGCGGACGCTGAACCTGCATGCCGAGCGCGCGGTGACGGCCATCCTAGAATACGGGATTTCCGCGGAGACAGAGTGTTTCACCACTCCTGAGCATCGCGCCGCGATCGACAAGTTCCTCAACCGGTAG